One window of Arvicola amphibius chromosome 6, mArvAmp1.2, whole genome shotgun sequence genomic DNA carries:
- the LOC119816292 gene encoding LOW QUALITY PROTEIN: NADH dehydrogenase [ubiquinone] 1 alpha subcomplex subunit 3-like (The sequence of the model RefSeq protein was modified relative to this genomic sequence to represent the inferred CDS: inserted 2 bases in 1 codon) gives MVERISIFLKNAQAKESVWVVSIGVRILVLIMPSLSPYTRYATMINKVTPDNXPAPVPDNGNTLDVPSHSQDPHLEWLEILGILLTDGRGLSPVAPLIKMEREPIC, from the exons ATGGTTGAGAGAATCTCCATATTCCTCAAGAATGC acaagcgAAAGAGTCAGTGTGGGTGGTGTCCATTGGTGTCAGAATCCTTGTTTTAATTATGCCCTCACTCAGTCCCTACACCAGGTATGCCACCATgatcaacaaggtcacacctgaCAA TCCTGCACCTGTTCCGGATAATGGGAACACACTTGACGTGCCTAGTCACTCCCAGGACCCTCACTTGGAATGGCTAGAGATCCTGGGAATACTCCTAACTGATGGAAGAGGCCTCTCCCCTGTTGCCCctctaataaaaatggaaagggaGCCAATTTGCTAA